The genomic window CCTGCGATGAACGAGCCTACGGCGCAAATCATCAGAGCCGCCCCGGCACGCCCTTTTCGGGCGAACTCATAGCCATCGATGGTCGTCACGATCGACCCGCCCTCTCCCGGAATCTTGAGAAGAATGGCTGTCGTCGAACCGCCATACATCGCACCGTAATAGATGCCGGCCAGCATGATCAGGCCTGTGACAGCGGAAAAGTGGATGGTAATGGGCATTAGAATGGCCATCGCGCCCAAGACGCCAAGGCCGGGAAGAACACCTGTTGCTGTTCCGACCAACGCACCGGCCAGCGCCGCAAACAGATTCACCGGCTGTAGTGCGACGGCGAAGCCGCCGATCATACCATTGATCAAATCCATTGCTTACCCCCCGGTAGCAAACGCGAATAGAGATCCCACGGGCAGCGAGACCTTCAGCAGCTTGACGAATACGAGCCAAAAGAAAACAGGAAGTGCGACGCTTGCCACGAGCGATTTGCCCCAAGGCGCACCCGCGAGCCGACCCATCAACAGAAGAAAAAGACCGGACGTCGCGACCGTCCCAAGCAATGGCATCACAATGATGAAGCCGAAGCAGAGGACCAAGGCGAGGCCGAGCCGGATCGCCAT from Nitrobacteraceae bacterium AZCC 1564 includes these protein-coding regions:
- a CDS encoding putative tricarboxylic transport membrane protein (product_source=KO:K07794; cog=COG0772; ko=KO:K07794; pfam=PF07331; transmembrane_helix_parts=Inside_1_11,TMhelix_12_31,Outside_32_40,TMhelix_41_63,Inside_64_83,TMhelix_84_106,Outside_107_120,TMhelix_121_143,Inside_144_163), translated to MERQPLIAKSHVRIASAILTGAGLIYFYNALQLPLGDPLGTGVGAVPTFVGILWIIFGLYVTCRDADIQIRDSEVGTWPDRQMAIRLGLALVLCFGFIIVMPLLGTVATSGLFLLLMGRLAGAPWGKSLVASVALPVFFWLVFVKLLKVSLPVGSLFAFATGG